A single genomic interval of Chitinophaga sp. 180180018-3 harbors:
- a CDS encoding M60 family metallopeptidase → MKKIISLLLFAALPVIFLWPSFTKGQAPVSDSMLLLKGVGALPVPAAGNICASYAIQPTTSILAVAPYPGMPDVSGAVMLSGKYGDGKGRIILISSEQYLDSAMLANPAVDKLIKNVLSLQSSGKTGLLGEMPALQRLLHKAGRPGVYQVRDSLLPGTQLLFLNQEVPDPRLANRIDAFLTHGGTLFFASPLGKTNAASNQQQWTSSLNPYLLNAGIYHVYNPLDNSIPALSPTIPGYIDFNHILKTIEQGTYSSLANNETTGYITHTILMLAGTFNADSSTGMMRLHKALGITANVKPATPTLTHPIYKNDWKAYLAYLMGMLRWDRSISAVGKPNSVDSSYIYFPGAVAEGTRRVDTTVSVNIRTGSDGLPEPEPLYYRPHSTGLYIAAGESVKVQIPAADTGLHCKLQIGLHDDEFYQSDVIVRQVYSLTKSFDVTDTVTTITSPWGGLLYLAIPDTAGAGSLTIRVRGAVPAPRFVAGRTSNEAWQRLRQEGAPWAELETDKLILTVPSARIRHLDQPASLMAFWDQVMDADADLAHIPHQRKHPERILIDLASPAGYMCTTPQKIFAPDDESCALLLNETDLRKKGSWGHFHELGHRHQFWPIEFSETGEVTVNLYTMYVYDKVLHKGLYNHEDISDSLTVRKRIKTYLSAQPDLKKFGKDPFSALCMYIQLIENFGWEPLKTVYASYRKLPADSYPKTEDERRDRWFTEICKATGRNLDDFFKIWGIPISATALKSAAAYPSWLPGELSEFAPKHP, encoded by the coding sequence ATGAAAAAAATCATTTCTCTGCTGCTGTTTGCAGCGCTCCCTGTAATTTTCCTATGGCCATCCTTTACAAAGGGCCAGGCCCCGGTATCCGACTCCATGTTGTTACTGAAAGGTGTGGGAGCACTCCCTGTACCAGCCGCTGGCAATATTTGCGCCAGCTATGCCATACAACCCACTACTTCCATACTCGCTGTGGCCCCTTACCCGGGTATGCCGGACGTATCGGGAGCTGTTATGCTATCAGGTAAATATGGAGATGGCAAAGGCCGTATCATTCTCATCAGCTCCGAACAATACCTGGATTCCGCTATGCTCGCCAATCCTGCCGTAGACAAACTGATAAAAAATGTGTTGTCTTTGCAATCATCAGGAAAAACAGGATTACTGGGAGAGATGCCGGCACTGCAACGATTACTCCACAAAGCAGGCAGGCCGGGCGTTTATCAGGTACGCGACAGTCTGCTACCGGGCACTCAATTGCTGTTCCTTAACCAGGAAGTTCCCGATCCGCGGCTGGCAAACAGGATAGACGCCTTCCTTACACATGGAGGCACTTTGTTCTTCGCGTCGCCACTGGGCAAAACAAACGCGGCTTCGAACCAACAGCAATGGACATCTTCCTTAAATCCATACCTGCTAAATGCAGGCATCTATCATGTGTATAATCCGCTCGACAATAGTATACCTGCGCTATCACCCACTATACCCGGTTATATTGATTTCAATCACATCCTGAAAACCATCGAACAGGGAACCTATTCTTCTCTGGCCAATAATGAAACAACCGGGTACATCACCCATACCATCCTGATGCTGGCTGGTACATTTAACGCCGACTCCAGCACCGGCATGATGCGGTTGCACAAGGCGCTGGGAATAACGGCAAACGTCAAACCGGCAACACCTACACTGACGCACCCTATCTATAAAAACGACTGGAAAGCTTACCTCGCTTACCTGATGGGAATGCTGAGATGGGACAGATCAATATCAGCGGTGGGCAAACCCAATTCTGTTGATTCCTCTTACATTTACTTCCCCGGCGCCGTTGCAGAAGGCACCCGACGGGTGGATACTACTGTATCTGTTAACATAAGAACCGGTAGCGACGGACTACCGGAACCGGAACCGTTATATTACCGGCCGCATAGCACCGGTCTGTATATTGCAGCCGGCGAATCCGTTAAAGTGCAGATCCCTGCTGCAGATACAGGTTTGCATTGCAAATTGCAGATAGGCCTGCACGACGATGAGTTCTACCAGTCGGATGTAATTGTTCGCCAGGTATACAGCCTCACGAAAAGCTTCGATGTCACAGACACGGTGACCACCATCACCTCTCCCTGGGGTGGCCTGTTATATCTGGCCATACCCGATACTGCCGGCGCAGGATCTTTGACAATACGGGTACGCGGCGCTGTTCCTGCGCCCCGCTTCGTTGCCGGTCGAACCAGCAACGAGGCATGGCAACGCCTCCGGCAGGAAGGCGCTCCCTGGGCGGAACTGGAAACGGATAAGCTGATATTAACGGTTCCTTCCGCCCGGATCCGCCATCTCGACCAACCCGCCTCCCTGATGGCTTTCTGGGATCAGGTGATGGATGCCGACGCTGATCTGGCACATATTCCGCACCAACGCAAACATCCGGAAAGAATCCTCATCGACCTCGCATCTCCCGCCGGATATATGTGCACCACCCCTCAGAAAATATTTGCCCCCGACGATGAAAGCTGCGCCCTCCTGCTGAATGAAACAGACCTGCGCAAAAAAGGCTCCTGGGGCCATTTCCATGAACTGGGCCACCGGCACCAGTTCTGGCCGATCGAATTCAGCGAAACCGGCGAGGTGACCGTCAACCTGTATACGATGTACGTGTACGATAAAGTATTGCACAAAGGCTTATATAATCATGAAGACATATCCGATTCTCTCACAGTACGCAAGCGGATCAAAACTTATTTGTCCGCCCAACCCGACCTCAAAAAATTCGGGAAGGATCCATTTTCAGCACTGTGTATGTATATTCAGCTGATTGAAAATTTCGGATGGGAACCACTGAAAACGGTATATGCCAGCTACCGGAAACTTCCGGCAGACAGCTATCCTAAAACGGAGGACGAAAGAAGGGATCGTTGGTTTACAGAGATCTGCAAAGCCACCGGCCGTAACCTGGACGACTTCTTTAAAATATGGGGCATACCCATATCAGCAACAGCGCTGAAATCGGCAGCGGCCTATCCATCGTGGTTGCCAGGTGAGCTGTCGGAGTTTGCACCAAAGCATCCATAA